In Onychostoma macrolepis isolate SWU-2019 chromosome 12, ASM1243209v1, whole genome shotgun sequence, a single window of DNA contains:
- the zgc:92749 gene encoding elongation of very long chain fatty acids protein 6-like, with product MMKMNESLHAFDFERRFNDRAALEWFEQNWGAAFVLSGVYAVFIFLGRIFMKDRQKLDLRKPLVLWSLCLAIFSIMGATRTSWYMFNMVRSHGLRESVCDSEFYSAPSSKFWAFAFTLSKAPELGDTVFIVLRKQRLIFLHWYHHITVLLYSWYTYKDRVAGGGWFMAMNYTVHAFMYSYYTVRASGTRVPRPIAMMITLMQITQMLVGLSVLGLLYLWRNEVHCISTMHNITYAFIMYLSYLLLFSIFFYQSYFKRSGDEKRVKRE from the exons ATGATGAAGATGAACGAGTCGCTTCACGCGTTTGACTTCGAGCGTCGCTTTAATGATCGCGCCGCGCTGGAGTGGTTTGAGCAGAACTG GGGAGCAGCGTTTGTTCTGTCGGGTGTGTATGCGGTGTTTATATTTCTCGGACGCATCTTTATGAAGGACAGGCAGAAGTTGGACCTGCGGAAGCCTCTTGTGCTCTGGTCATTATGTCTGGCCATATTCAG tataATGGGAGCGACGCGGACGAGCTGGTACATGTTCAATATGGTGCGGTCACATGGGCTCCGGGAGTCTGTGTGTGACTCTGAGTTCTACAGCGCCCCCAGCAGCAAGTTCTGGGCGTTTGCCTTCACTCTGAGTAAAGCGCCTGAGCTCG GGGACACGGTGTTCATCGTCCTGCGTAAGCAGCGTCTGATCTTCCTGCACTGGTATCATCACATCACTGTCCTGCTCTACAGCTGGTACACGTATAAAGACCGCGTGGCCGGCGGCGGCTGGTTCATGGCCATGAACTACACCGTCCATGCATTCATGTACAGCTACTACACGGTTAGAGCGTCCGGCACTCGCGTGCCGCGACCCATCGCCATGATGATCACGCTCATGCAGATCACGCAGATGCTCGTGGGGCTGAGCGTTCTGGGGCTCCTCTATCTCTGGAGAAACGAAGTCCACTGCATCTCCACCATGCACAACATCACCTACGCCTTTATCATGTACCTCAGCTACCTGCTGCTCTTCTCCATCTTCTTCTATCAGTCCTACTTCAAACGCTCTGGAGACGAGAAGAGAGTGAAACGAGAGTGA
- the uros gene encoding uroporphyrinogen-III synthase yields the protein MPANMKVLLLKEPRESEDEADPYIQELASCGHTASLIPVLSFKFVSLDELSERLFEPERFGGLIFTSPRAVEAVKTCLDSQKQRRKWDAVKDKWNEKSVYVVGKATTSLVVDLGLNPLGEDTGTADALALLILQRENQEILPLFFPCGSIKREILPTALRKNHIPLETLIIYQTSEHPDLQKNITDYFTQQGVPASVAFFSPSGVTFCLDLVKRLSGSQLEQIKFASIGPTTADTLQTHGLTVSCCAEKPTAKHLASAITRALHT from the exons ATGCCTGCAAACATGAAAGTGCTACTTCTGAAAGAGCCACGAGAGAGTGAGGATGAAGCAGACCCTTATATCCAG GAATTGGCCTCTTGTGGACACACAGCTTCTTTGATTCCGGTTCTGTCCTTCAAGTTTGTGTCTCTAGATGAGCTTTCTGAGCGG CTCTTTGAGCCCGAGCGGTTTGGAGGTCTGATCTTCACCAGCCCCAGAGCCGTGGAGGCCGTCAAGACCTGTTTAGACTCTCAGAAACAAAGACGCA AATGGGACGCAGTGAAAGACAAATGGAATGAAAAGTCAGTTTATGTGGTTGGAAAAGCGACAACATCTTTAG TTGTAGATTTGGGTCTGAATCCTCTGGGTGAAGATACTGGAACCGCAGACGCTCTCGCTCTGCTCATCCTACAGA GAGAAAATCAAGAGATTCTGCCGCTTTTCTTTCCCTGCGGCTCCATCAAACGTGAAATTCTGCCCACCGCGCTCAGAAAGAACC ATATTCCTCTTGAGACTCTGATCATCTACCAGACATCAGAACATCCTGATCTACAGAAGAACATCACTGACTATTTCACTCAGCAG ggtgTCCCGGCGAGTGTGGCATTCTTCAGTCCGTCCGGAGTGACGTTCTGCTTGGATTTGGTGAAGAGACTCTCAGGATCTCAGCTGGAGCAGATAAAG TTTGCGTCGATTGGACCGACCACAGCAGACACGCTGCAGACGCACGGACTGACGGTCAGCTGCTGCGCTGAGAAACCCACAGCCAAACACCTCGCCTCCGCCATCACACGCGCCCTACACACCTGA